Proteins encoded together in one Oncorhynchus mykiss isolate Arlee chromosome 7, USDA_OmykA_1.1, whole genome shotgun sequence window:
- the zc3h13 gene encoding zinc finger CCCH domain-containing protein 13 isoform X4, producing MSKIRRRVTVENSKTISDSSSSQTTTTPSRRPSVFERLGPSTGSNAVETNCRNWLKTGNCSYGNTCRYTHGTQPRGKGFSGSFSRSAERPTGDLRERMKNKRQDVESDATKRDPEEPTSPTARQRDSSRGRHREKEDIKITKERSPASEEETTEWEANREDSDNGDYDYELSLEMKRQKIQRELMKLEQENMEKREEIVIKKEVPEPTTKTRTTIISKTSPERSSSRGSPSSRKSSGSPKHTKGPKASGSRKKEKKTSVSSSASATARSSKGGHGKKKGPRTPSPPPPVLPLVNPVMAAGGKKHKGKHKNKEKCEEKPPKEGKERGRDVEKHKEKKEKRRDRSDSSHKAKRSVMSEERSGSVSSLSRDREASPSARKNKSTSPKVASQKTLAPASPPHRSPPPRHKRTPTPPRHHSPSSHSGSSAQRHSSSPRRRRSASPTYNREPPAASSPPGQRCSSRSPAASRDTSSPQRRTSPGGRNHSRGRERGRSERGRSPPAQEHRHERRDESRGKREKDGSREDRDYEAAETSSSRDAAREDRETKEGRDRRGDGRSDRRGDSTSTSRDPTRDRDRDTKDSTREPRTTETTSTRSGRDPLEYRDREREREREKEKERERERGEREKTDRKEEAVPEEGRGYGRGHGREEGGRTEGKGETRTESRAERPGRGRGREADASDKVSSGSTRNARGSQQESGGHDGWESRSGGGFREKSAERSTDRGAERGGAERGGGAERGGVDRGGAERDRYDGDRRGGEQATGRDSSYDRRGGHTDRGDRRENREREQRASSPGRHPARGEEPDREETRGRDERRGEEKGGDRREDRAREREREREREREKEREREKEKEREAERERVREREREREREREKEREREKEKEREKEREREREREEREREREERDRERKEREREREREREREREQRERERQREWEEREKGRDERRERTRDEPRDDRSVRDSHEDRKTSRKRHRVETTPSPTRPSPKRARDATPGDGEEYNSPEEKSERLIGGGQPKVRPTSGSGPITILPVTVPVCPPPPVLDSVCSGVEKHRLLSQVVLPPQDPLLRSPPSTSVAEDAKPSRWKDEERRGGGDKREGRSRRNEEADARGDRGGAGRGGERRGEHPSDSSTPVSASGSDSRRGKERDGREPTPPPPPVALVTEDRDTPVPSGHEEGKKKTKSQKKGLKKGRKEEAVAGGVSGAPERFTNPEPPSSMALSDAPPPPLLSPRKAPKKKALDKKRKRSRGAESDASEEEPGSSHLPPGKRNKRGPRTPPPAPKEALLSQRAMPHSVAEPLPQPVKMDANFSDWSDEDVLERGGGSAPVKAPPTVPTERTPTEALPRRGGPRGGKERLERPVPLPIAPLLSQDPPMLLQTLPPQPLMSQPLLRKPPPEQKRSSSMGSNQSRASSRRLRSPSNESAHREDPQQGQGPGRPRRGHQLQGANSRDRERERERERERERERDRERERERGERERGPVLTEPPVVRGEERKSRIDQLRRGEPSRSTSSDRQDSRSHSSRRSSPESERQVQSRAGSYDGREREREREREREQFERERERKDLRQQQGPPGPLPPLQQQGQQRDWEPEGPREWGGRGREPLLMRGGNREQMRERDLRDMRGERERLLPEGLLQQHERERERERGGNRGIGRGGDHGNDRERERMLLMDLPPHGDPKNRMDMRGDRPDMRGDRPDMRGDRPDMRGDRPDLRGDMRGDMRPDMRGDIRGDMRGDMRGDIRGDMRPDMRGDIRGDMRPDMRGDMRPDIRGDIRGDMRPDMRGDMRPDIRGDIRGDMRPDMRGDIRGDMRPDMRGDMRPDIRGDIRGDMRGDIRGDMRPDIRGDIRGDMRPDIRGDIRGDMRPDIRGDIRGDMRGGPDIRPDIRPDHMRPDIRGPDRAEFSLLLPHEALGHGGMDQDKAGNSHHPVGGQIQEAEKQDSIDDEDDAKADDAVSVVSGGEEYEPISDDELDEILADSAQKREDGQEEEKTPGPLDVIDVDWSSLMPKQKQEPRAAGAALLRFTPGAVLLRAGVSKRLAGPELLERVREVCKKELDDPKDADKLFEHDLGALNKAALNRKIERAGLLRNLGPCCKALCARRDMAIRRQLLKNEKGLAKQMYPSVPVVDSELFQLSMRLFKKTVAAARSNQPPLGPPAGPEKADKGPPGLVPATSPVAKPSTPQPPEMCIS from the exons ATGTCCAAGATAAGGCGGAGGGTAACAGTGGAGAATTCTAAAACCATATCTGACAGCAGCAGTAGCCAGACCACCACCACCCCGTCTCGCCGGCCCAGCGTGTTTGAAAGACTTGGCCCCAGCACTGGTAGTAATGCTGTCGAG ACTAATTGTAGAAATTGGTTGAAGACTGGGAATTGCAGTTACGGCAATACTTGTCGCTACACACATGGAACTCAGCCACGAGGCAAAGGATTTAGTGGATCTTTTAGCAG GTCAGCGGAGAGACCAACTGGCGATCTGCGAGAGAGGATGAAGAATAAGAGGCAGGATGTTGAATCAGATGCTACAAAGAGAGACCCAGAGGAGCCTACGTCCCCCACAGCCAGA CAGCGAGACTCGTCCCGAGGCCGCCACAGGGAGAAGGAAGATATAAAAATCACTAAAGAGAGAAGCCCTGCCAGCGAAGAAGAGACCACCGAGTGGGAAGCCAACCGCGAAG ACTCGGATAACGGTGACTACGACTACGAATTATCCCTAGAGATGAAGAGACAGAAGATCCAGCGGGAGCTCATGAAGTTGGAGCAGGAGAAtatggagaaaagagaggagattGTTATCAAGAAAGAGGTACCG GAGCCGACCACCAAAACTAGGACCACTATCATATCCAAG ACATCCCCGGAACGTTCCAGCTCTAGAGGTTCCCCCTCCTCCAGGAAGTCCAGTGGATCCCCCAAACACACTAAAGGACCTAAAGCTTCCGGTTCtaggaagaaggagaagaagaccTCTGTGTCGTCCTCTGCATCCGCCACGGCCAGATCTTCCAAGGGGGGCCACGGGAAGAAGAAAGGTCCCCGCACCCCCAGCCCCCCTCCTCCGGTGCTTCCGCTGGTGAACCCTGTCATGGCAGCCGGGGGGAAGAAGCACAAGGGGAAGCACAAGAACAAGGAGAAGTGTGAGGAGAAGCCGCCcaaggagggaaaggagagagggagagatgtggagaaacacaaggagaagaaggagaaacgCAG AGACCGGTCAGACAGCTCCCACAAGGCCAAGCGGTCTGTGATGTCTGAGGAACGTTCCGGCAGCGTGTCCTCTCTTTCCAGAGACCGAGAGGCGTCCCCGTCAGCCAGGAAGAACAAGTCCACCTCCCCAAAAGTAGCCTCCCAGAAGACCCTTGCGCCTGCCTCCCCACCTCACAG GTCTCCCCCTCCCCGCCACAAGCGCACCCCCACCCCGCCCCGCCACCActccccctcctcccactctGGCTCCTCAGCCCAGAGACACTCTTCTTCCCCTCGCCGGCGCCGCTCGGCATCCCCCACCTACAACCGCGAGCCCCCAGCCGCCTCCTCACCTCCTGGCCAGAGGTGTTCCTCCCGCTCCCCTGCAGCCTCCCGGgacacctcctctcctcagaGGAGGACTAGCCCCGGAGGACGAAACCACTCTCGGGGGCGTGAGAGAGGACgcagtgagagggggaggagccCACCTGCCCAGGAGCACCGACACGAGCGTCGAGACG AGAGCCGCGGGAAGCGAGAGAAAGACGGTAGCCGTGAGGACCGGGACTACGAGGCGGCAGAGACGAGCTCTTCTCGTGATGCCGCCCGTGAGGACCGGGAGACAAAAGAGGGGCGAGACCGCCGGGGTGACGGGCGCAGCGACCGACGAGGAGACTCCACCAGTACCTCCAGGGACCCCACCAGGGATAGAGACCGGGACACCAAGGACTCGACCCGGGAACCCAGAACCACAGAGACCACGTCAACACGCTCCGGACGAGACCCTCTGGAGTACAGGGACCGAGAacgggagagggagcgagaaaaggagaaagagagggagcgggagagaggagagagggagaagacggACAGGAAGGAGGAGGCTGTCCCGGAGGAGGGGAGGGGCTATGGGAGGGGCCACGGgcgagaggaaggagggaggactgAAGGGAAGGGGGAGACGAGGACAGAGAGTAGAGCTGAGAGACCTGGCAGGGGTAGGGGCCGCGAGGCTGACGCATCTGACAAAG TTTCCTCAGGCTCCACCCGGAACGCCCGAGGCTCCCAGCAGGAGAGCGGTGGTCATGACGGCTGGGAGTCACGTAGCGGCGGAGGCTTCCGTGAGAAGAGTGCGGAGAGGAGCACCGACCGCGGGGCGGAGAGAGGAGgcgcagagagaggaggaggcgcCGAAAGAGGAGGTGTCGACAGAGGAGGAGCGGAGCGTGACCGTTATGacggagacaggagaggaggggagcaggcgaCTGGGAGAGACTCATCCTACGACCGTAGAGGTGGTCACACCGACCGTGGTGACcgcagagagaacagggagagag AGCAAAGAGCTTCCTCTCCTGGTCGGCACCCAGCCAGAGGAGAAGAGCCGGACAGGGAGGAGACCAGAGGGAGGGATGAACgcagaggagaggaaaaaggagggGACAGGCGAGAGGACAGGGcccgagagagggagcgagagagggaacgggaaagagagaaggagagagaaagagagaaggagaaggagagggaggcagagcgggagagggttcgggagagggagcgagaacgggagcgagagagggaaaaggaaagggagagggaaaaggagaaagagagggaaaaggagcgagagagggaacgggagagggaagagagggagcgggagagggaggagcgagatagggagaggaaggagagagagcgggagagggaacgagagcgggagagggagcgagagcaaagagagagggagaggcagcggGAATGGGAGGAGCGTGAGAAAGGAAGGGATGAGCGACGGGAACGGACTAGGGATGAACCAAGGGACGACCGCTCTGTCCGAGACTCGCATGAAGACCGCAAGACCAG CCGGAAGAGGCACAGGGTAGAGACCACACCCAGCCCGACTCGCCCCTCTCCCAAGCGAGCAAGGGACGCCACCCCAGGAGACGGCGAGGAATACAACAGCCCTGAGGAGAAAAGTGAGCGTTTGATTGGTGGAGGTCAGCCCAAGGTCCGCCCCACCTCTGGCTCTGGCCCAATCACCATCCTCCCCGTCACAGTACCAGtgtgtcctcctcctccagtgcTTGACA GTGTGTGTTCAGGTGTTGAGAAACACCGGCTGTTGAGTCAGGTGGTACTCCCGCCCCAGGACCCCCTCCTGCGTTCCCCCCCCAGCACCTCTGTAGCGGAGGACGCCAAGCCCAGCCGCTGGAAGGACGAGGAGCGCCGTGGAGGCGGGgacaagagggaggggaggagccGCCGGAACGAGGAGGCCGACGCCCgcggagacagaggaggagcaggcagaggaggagagagacggggggagcaCCCCTCAGATAGCAGTACCCCTGTCTCGGCCTCCGGCTCGGACTCTAggaggggtaaagagagggaCGGTCGGGAGCCCACCCCTCCCCCGCCTCCCGTGGCCCTGGTCACTGAGGACAGAGATACTCCAGTCCCGTCAGGTCATGAGGAGGGCAAGAAGAAGACTAAGTCCCAGAAGAAAGGCCTGAagaaggggaggaaggaggaggctgTGGCAGGAGGTGTTTCAGGAGCTCCAGAGAGGTTCACCAACCCAGAGCCCCCCTCCTCCATGGCCCTCTCGGacgcccccccaccccctctcctctccccccgcaAAGCGCCTAAGAAGAAGGCGCTGGACAAGAAGAGGAAACGATCCCGTGGCGCTGAGTCGGATGCGTCGGAGGAGGAACCAGGCTCCTCCCATCTTCCCCCGGGCAAGAGGAACAAGAGGGGTCCCCGGACGCCCCCGCCCGCGCCAAAGGAGGCTCTGCTATCCCAGAGGGCCATGCCACATTCAGTTGCAGAGCCCTTGCCACAGCCCGTCAAAATGGACGCCAACTTCAGCGACTGGTCTGACGAGGATGTGCTGGAGCGCGGTGGTGGATCGGCGCCCGTTAAGGCACCCCCCACAGTCCCCACTGAGAGGACTCCGACCGAAGCTCTTCCCAGGAGAGGAGGTCCGAGGGGGGGcaaggagaggttggagaggccTGTTCCCCTGCCCATCGCCCCTCTGCTGTCCCAGGACCCTCCCATGTTACTCCAGACCCTGCCTCCCCAGCCCCTCATGTCCCAGCCCCTGCTGAGGAAGCCTCCTCCGGAGCAGAAGAGGAGCAGCAGTATGGGAAGCAACCAGAGCAGGGCCTCATCCAGACGTCTCCGTTCTCCCTCCAACGAGTCAGCCCACAGAGAGGACCCTCAGCAGGGCCAAGGACCAGGGCGACCCAGGAGAGGACACCAGCTCCAGGGGGCCAACTCCCGAGACCGGGAACGAGAAAGGGAACGAGAAAGGGAGCGAGAAAGGGAgcgagacagggaaagagagagggagcgtggtgagagagagagggggccagtGCTCACAGAGCCTCCagtggtgaggggagaggagcggAAGTCACGCATCGaccagctgaggagaggagagcccaGTCGCAGCACCTCCTCAG ACCGGCAGGACTCTCGCAGCCACAGCTCCAGACGTAGCTCTCCTGAGTCAGAGCGGCAGGTGCAGTCGCGGGCCGGGTCCTACGACGGCAGAGagcgtgagagggagagagagagggagcgggaacAGTTTGAGAGGGAGCGTGAGCGCAAGGACCTCCGACAGCAACAGGGGCCTCCGGGGCCACTACCTCCTCTCCAGCAGCAGGGGCAGCAGAGAGACTGGGAGCCCGAGGGGCCACGGGAGTGGGGTGGGAGAGGCCGTGAACCCCTCCTCATGCGTGGAGGCAACAGAGAGCAAATGAGAGAGCGTGATCTCCGTGACATGCGGGGTGAGAGAGAGCGGCTTCTGCCCGAGGGTCTCCTGCAGCAGCACGAACGAGAGCGGGAAAGGGAGCGTGGTGGCAACAGGGGCATTGGCCGCGGTGGTGACCATGGCAACGACCGGGAGCGGGAGAGGATGCTGCTGATGGACCTGCCGCCACATGGGGACCCCAAGAACAGGATGGACATgaggggagacagaccagatatgaggggagacagaccagatatgaggggagacagaccagatatGAGGGGAGACAGACCCGATTTAAGAGGGGACATGCGAGGAGATATGAGACCTGATATGAGGGGAGACATTCGAGGGGATATGAGAGGAGACATGAGAGGAGACATTCGAGGAGATATGAGACCTGATATGAGGGGAGACATTCGAGGGGACATGAGACCTGATATGAGGGGAGACATGAGACCTGATATTAGGGGAGACATTCGAGGGGATATGAGACCTGATATGAGGGGAGACATGAGACCCGATATTAGGGGAGATATTCGAGGGGATATGAGACCCGATATGAGGGGAGACATTCGAGGGGACATGAGACCTGATATGAGGGGAGACATGAGACCTGATATTAGGGGAGACATTCGAGGGGATATGAGGGGAGACATTCGAGGGGACATGAGACCTGATATTAGGGGAGACATTCGAGGGGACATGAGACCTGATATTAGGGGAGACATCCGAGGTGATATGAGACCTGATATTAGGGGAGACATTCGAGGGGATATGAGAGGGGGGCCAGATATCAGACCGGACATAAGGCCAGATCACATGAGACCAGATATCAGGGGGCCGGACAGGGCTGagttctctctcctgctcccccACGAAGCCTTGGGACACGGCGGCATGGACCAGGACAAAGCAGGCAACAGCCATCACCCTGTGGGAGGACAGATACAGGAAGCAGAGAAACAGGACAGCATTGACG ACGAAGATGACGCGAAGGCGGATGACGCTGTGTCGGTGGTGTCTGGCGGGGAGGAGTACGAGCCAATCAGTGATGACGAGTTGGATGAGATCTTGGCGGACAGCGCCCAGAAGAGAGAGGATGGGCAGGAAGAAGAGAAGACGCCAG GTCCCCTGGATGTGATTGATGTGGACTGGTCCAGCCTGATGCCCAAGCAGAAGCAGGAGCCCCGGGCGGCAGGGGCAGCTCTGCTCCGGTTCACCCCAGGGGCAGTGCTCCTCAGGGCGGGCGTCTCCAAGCGGCTGGCTGGGCCCGAGCTCCTGGAGAGAGTCAGGGAGGTCTGCAAAAAGGAGCTGGACGACCCTAAAG ATGCTGACAAGCTGTTTGAGCACGACCTGGGtgctctgaacaaggcagctcTGAACAGGAAGATAGAGAGGGCAGGTCTGCTGAGGAACCTGGGCCCCTGCTGTAAGGCCCTCTGTGCCCGCAGGGACATGGCCATCAGACGGCAGCTCCTCAAGAACGAAAAG ggcCTGGCCAAGCAGATGTACCCCAGTGTTCCTGTGGTGGACAGTGAGCTCTTCCAACTCAGCATGCGTCTCTTCAAGAAGACTGTAGCCGCCGCCAGAAGCAACCAGCCCCCGTTGGGGCCCCCAGCAGGCCCAGAGAAGGCCGACAAGGGGCCACCGGGGCTGGTACCGGCAACTTCACCGGTAGCCAAGCCCAGTACACCACAGCCCCCCGAGATGTGTATCTCCTGA